A stretch of the Capricornis sumatraensis isolate serow.1 chromosome 21, serow.2, whole genome shotgun sequence genome encodes the following:
- the CPLX4 gene encoding complexin-4, producing MAFLMKTMISNQVKNLGLGGGSEEKKEEGGASDPAAAQGMSREEYEEYQKQIIEEKMERDAAFTQKKAERACLRVHLREKYRLPKSEMDENQIQMAGDDVDLPEDLRKMVDEDQEEEEDKDSILGHLQNLQNMDLDAIKEKAQATFSEIKQTAEQKCAVM from the exons ATGGCTTTCCTTATGAAAACTATGATAAGTAACCAGGTGAAGAATTTAGGACTCGGTGGTGggtctgaagaaaaaaaagaagaaggaggagcaTCTGACCCCGCAGCCGCTCAAGGGATGAGCCGAGAGGAGTATGAGGAGTACCAGAAGCAGATCATCGAGGAAAA gatggAAAGAGATGCTGCGTTTACAcaaaaaaaggcagagagagcGTGCCTCAGAGTTCACCTCAGAGAAAAGTACAGACTCCCAAAG AGTGAGATGGATGAGAACCAAATCCAGATGGCTGGAGACGATGTGGATTTGCCCGAAGACCTCCGGAAAATGGTAGATGAAGatcaagaagaggaagaagacaaggaCTCTATCCTTGGGCACCTGCAGAACCTGCAGAACATGGACTTGGACGCCATCAAAGAGAAAGCCCAGGCCACCTTCTCGGAAATCAAGCAGACGGCGGAGCAGAAGTGCGCTGTGATGTGA